From Gimesia panareensis, the proteins below share one genomic window:
- a CDS encoding DUF1570 domain-containing protein: protein MMSWPAFKAIALNVCLVLCLFSAQGCRTVAKKQAVHLPAQHSVSAEQLIVLSDFKLGQEHPLFQDLIKLREDVAATLNIPLNSEQVTVYLFSNQEEYRNYLDLTYPGLPPRRAYFVGTPKELAVYTFWGDRIQEDLRHEFTHGLLHASLKTVPLWLDEGLAEYFEVAGNTPGQINRDHASRLTAALNNGWKPDMKRLEQLEKVSQMQRVDYQEAWAWTHFMLNSTPEARDALLAYLADLRTNDDPEALSARLPRDIPGVEDRFVNYVASLNTFPTR, encoded by the coding sequence ATGATGTCGTGGCCCGCATTCAAAGCGATCGCTTTGAATGTCTGTCTGGTGCTGTGTCTGTTCTCGGCTCAAGGGTGCCGGACGGTAGCAAAAAAACAGGCCGTCCATCTGCCCGCGCAGCACAGTGTCAGCGCCGAGCAGCTGATTGTCCTCAGCGATTTCAAACTGGGGCAGGAACACCCCCTGTTTCAGGATCTGATCAAGCTTCGCGAAGACGTTGCCGCGACCCTGAATATTCCCCTCAACAGTGAGCAGGTCACCGTCTATCTCTTTTCCAACCAGGAAGAGTATCGGAATTATCTCGATCTGACCTATCCGGGTCTGCCTCCGCGACGCGCCTACTTTGTCGGCACGCCCAAAGAGCTGGCCGTCTACACCTTCTGGGGCGATCGGATTCAGGAAGACCTGCGGCACGAATTTACGCATGGACTGTTGCACGCGAGTCTGAAGACGGTTCCGCTCTGGCTCGATGAAGGGCTTGCGGAATACTTCGAGGTCGCCGGCAATACCCCCGGTCAGATCAACCGGGATCACGCCTCCCGCCTCACCGCCGCGCTCAACAACGGCTGGAAGCCTGATATGAAACGCCTGGAGCAGCTGGAAAAAGTCTCCCAGATGCAACGTGTCGATTATCAGGAAGCCTGGGCCTGGACGCATTTCATGCTCAACAGTACGCCGGAAGCCCGGGACGCGCTCCTCGCCTATCTCGCGGACCTCAGGACCAACGATGATCCCGAAGCCCTCAGTGCCCGACTGCCCCGCGATATTCCCGGCGTCGAGGATCGGTTCGTGAATTACGTCGCCTCGCTGAACACTTTTCCCACCCGCTAA
- the mqnE gene encoding aminofutalosine synthase MqnE, with protein MNLNQNEQEQLETITRKVEAGERISFDEGVFLDEKVDILTLGGLANQVRERKNGNFAFYNTNIHLNPTNVCVYRCKFCAFRADLKSDRGYTFTEEMIRERVQEARATGATEIHVVGGLHHQKKFDWYLDVVRTIHDEYPELHIKAWTPVEINWFSFMTKKPTRWVLEQMMEAGLSSMPGGGAEIFHPEVREQICEHKADAQSWIDIHREAHNLGLRSNATILYGHYEQAKHRVDHLCRLRELQDETGGFQTFIPLAFHPENTGMSEIPKASGLTDLKMIALSRIMLDNFDHIKAYWIMLGEKTAQTALSFGADDLDGTVVHELIYHDAGAKTPEGLTVEQLHRLIKEAGRIPVERDTLYRHIVRDGAAWSVGEPILASSAS; from the coding sequence ATGAATCTGAATCAAAACGAACAGGAACAGCTGGAAACCATCACCCGCAAAGTCGAAGCCGGCGAACGGATCAGCTTCGATGAAGGCGTTTTTCTCGACGAAAAGGTCGATATCCTGACGCTGGGAGGCCTGGCGAATCAGGTCCGCGAACGGAAAAATGGGAACTTCGCGTTCTACAACACCAACATCCATCTGAATCCGACCAACGTCTGTGTCTACCGCTGCAAATTCTGTGCATTCCGGGCCGACCTCAAATCGGACCGCGGTTACACCTTCACCGAAGAGATGATTCGCGAACGCGTTCAGGAAGCTCGTGCCACCGGTGCCACGGAAATTCACGTCGTGGGCGGACTGCATCACCAGAAAAAGTTCGACTGGTACCTGGATGTCGTACGGACCATCCACGACGAATACCCCGAACTGCACATCAAAGCCTGGACCCCCGTGGAGATCAACTGGTTCAGCTTCATGACCAAAAAGCCGACCCGCTGGGTCCTCGAACAGATGATGGAAGCCGGACTCTCCAGCATGCCGGGCGGGGGAGCGGAGATCTTTCATCCTGAAGTCCGTGAACAGATCTGCGAGCACAAAGCCGACGCCCAGAGCTGGATCGACATTCACCGCGAAGCACACAACCTGGGACTGCGGAGCAATGCCACCATTCTCTATGGTCACTACGAACAGGCAAAGCACCGCGTCGACCATCTCTGTCGCCTGCGCGAACTGCAGGATGAAACCGGCGGCTTCCAGACATTCATCCCGCTGGCCTTTCATCCCGAAAATACCGGGATGTCGGAAATTCCCAAAGCGTCCGGTTTGACCGACCTCAAGATGATCGCCTTGTCGCGGATCATGCTCGACAACTTTGATCACATCAAAGCCTACTGGATCATGCTGGGCGAAAAGACCGCACAGACCGCCCTCAGTTTCGGAGCCGACGACCTCGACGGGACGGTGGTTCACGAATTGATCTACCACGATGCCGGTGCCAAAACGCCGGAAGGCCTGACCGTCGAGCAGCTGCATCGACTGATCAAGGAAGCGGGCCGGATTCCCGTGGAACGCGATACCCTCTATCGGCACATCGTCCGCGATGGTGCTGCCTGGAGTGTCGGGGAACCGATCCTGGCCTCATCCGCCTCCTGA
- the def gene encoding peptide deformylase, producing the protein MAALQIVNYPHPALRWKSKPIKSISPELRDIVRTMFELMYEARGIGLAANQVALPYRLFVINLTSDPGEKEEEFVFINPEITKRKGTAEGEEGCLSLPQLYGDVKRSEEITVEAYDLDGQLFEITLDDLAARAVQHEYDHLEGVLFPDRMVETKKQELEAQIADFESQFRHQQQRGEFPSNEEIRKQLAQLELELG; encoded by the coding sequence ATGGCTGCGTTGCAAATCGTCAATTATCCCCATCCCGCCCTCCGCTGGAAATCCAAACCGATCAAGAGTATCTCTCCCGAGCTGCGCGATATCGTACGAACCATGTTCGAACTGATGTACGAAGCCCGCGGGATTGGTCTGGCAGCGAATCAGGTCGCGCTTCCCTATCGCCTGTTTGTGATCAACCTGACTTCCGACCCCGGCGAAAAAGAGGAAGAATTCGTATTCATCAACCCGGAGATCACCAAACGCAAAGGGACCGCCGAAGGCGAAGAAGGCTGTCTGAGCCTGCCGCAACTGTATGGCGATGTGAAACGCTCCGAAGAAATCACCGTCGAAGCGTATGACCTGGACGGGCAGCTTTTCGAAATCACCCTCGATGACCTCGCTGCCCGGGCCGTGCAGCACGAATACGATCACCTGGAAGGCGTTTTGTTTCCGGATCGCATGGTCGAAACTAAGAAACAGGAACTGGAAGCCCAGATTGCCGATTTCGAATCGCAGTTTCGTCATCAGCAGCAGCGGGGTGAATTCCCCTCCAATGAGGAAATTCGCAAACAACTGGCCCAGCTCGAACTGGAACTGGGCTGA
- a CDS encoding multicopper oxidase family protein, with protein MTTPHDRRNFLAQGAAATAGLFAAHSVLGQQNDSFSTTEQQNPDRNNDGYPRLHPGLGGPIGSATDRGKLVPGLGKPGEPPVGIIAPDLKTTSGKIVNGAREFHLHAMPVRREVLPGIWMDAYGYNGEFPGPVLEMYQGERVRIIFKNDLPEATTLHSHGMELPVYMDGIPAVTQNLIKPGETFVYEYDVHQEGSYFLHPHVAMQEAIGMVVPFIIHPKKAYDPVVDRDFMLMTQQFSMMPNASITNTTSMDWNFLTINGRCGPYTTPLVCKLGERVRIRFLNFSTLHQHPMHLHGHTFWVTATEGGRIPESAWIPGNTVIVGVAQAREVELIANNPGDWVLHCHMFHHMMNHMVTQVGPIVREKMEHAKKIVPGFPQMMSSAPLTPEDIHKLTSRRETQGMREGWYHGVHGLFTVMRVLPPELYDKVMNTDEPIPPYSSSPKGPPPGSQTL; from the coding sequence ATGACAACTCCCCATGATCGCAGAAATTTTCTGGCGCAAGGAGCAGCTGCGACAGCCGGTCTGTTCGCAGCCCATTCTGTCCTGGGCCAGCAGAACGACTCTTTCTCCACAACCGAGCAGCAGAACCCGGATCGCAACAACGACGGTTACCCCCGGCTGCATCCGGGTCTGGGTGGTCCCATCGGCAGTGCGACCGATCGGGGCAAGCTGGTACCCGGGCTGGGAAAGCCGGGAGAACCGCCAGTGGGTATCATCGCCCCGGACCTGAAAACGACGAGCGGAAAGATCGTCAACGGCGCCCGGGAATTTCATCTGCATGCGATGCCGGTCCGCCGCGAAGTGCTGCCGGGCATCTGGATGGACGCTTACGGTTATAACGGGGAGTTCCCGGGGCCGGTGCTGGAGATGTACCAGGGAGAGCGGGTGCGGATTATCTTCAAGAATGATCTGCCCGAAGCGACAACCCTGCACTCGCACGGCATGGAACTGCCCGTCTACATGGACGGCATTCCGGCGGTGACGCAGAACCTGATCAAGCCGGGGGAGACGTTCGTCTATGAATACGACGTGCACCAGGAGGGAAGTTACTTTCTACATCCGCATGTCGCGATGCAGGAAGCGATCGGGATGGTGGTGCCCTTCATCATTCACCCCAAAAAGGCTTATGACCCGGTTGTGGATCGGGACTTCATGCTGATGACACAGCAGTTTTCCATGATGCCGAATGCCAGTATCACGAACACGACTTCGATGGACTGGAACTTCCTGACGATCAATGGGCGCTGTGGTCCCTATACGACGCCGCTGGTCTGCAAACTGGGAGAACGGGTGCGGATCCGCTTCCTGAATTTCAGCACGCTGCACCAGCACCCGATGCATTTGCATGGGCACACGTTCTGGGTGACTGCGACAGAAGGGGGCCGCATTCCCGAGTCAGCGTGGATTCCGGGCAACACGGTGATTGTCGGTGTGGCGCAGGCGCGTGAGGTCGAACTGATCGCCAACAATCCGGGAGACTGGGTGCTGCACTGCCATATGTTTCACCACATGATGAATCACATGGTGACGCAGGTCGGTCCGATCGTGCGGGAGAAAATGGAACACGCGAAAAAAATCGTTCCCGGGTTTCCGCAGATGATGTCCAGCGCACCACTGACACCGGAAGACATTCACAAACTGACCAGCCGACGCGAGACGCAGGGGATGCGGGAAGGCTGGTATCACGGCGTGCATGGTCTGTTCACGGTGATGCGGGTGCTGCCTCCGGAGCTGTACGACAAAGTGATGAATACCGATGAACCGATCCCGCCGTATTCGAGTTCGCCAAAAGGGCCTCCGCCGGGCAGCCAGACGCTTTAA
- a CDS encoding UbiA-like polyprenyltransferase, which produces MLARLRLMLELIRFSHTIFALPFALLSAVLAWRGRTVRWQELVGILLCMLFARSAAMAFNRLVDRDIDAQNPRTEGRHLPAGLISVRAVTIFTILTSLAFIASTLLFLPNRWPLYLSVPVLLFLLGYSYAKRFTIWCHYWLSTALMLSPLAAWIAIRGSLSLEPVLLGAVVFFWVGGFDIIYACQDVHFDQDKRLSSIPSRWGIKKALRFAMFSHFMTVVCLFSLWYVAALGIPFLIAVFAVAGLLLYEHLLVNPEDLGRVNLAFFHVNAVISIGLFFVGLIDVWLA; this is translated from the coding sequence ATGCTGGCCCGACTGCGCCTGATGCTCGAACTGATTCGCTTCAGCCATACCATCTTTGCCCTGCCGTTCGCGCTGCTCTCTGCTGTACTGGCCTGGCGGGGACGCACCGTTCGCTGGCAGGAACTGGTGGGGATTCTGCTCTGTATGCTGTTTGCCCGCTCAGCCGCAATGGCCTTCAATCGCCTGGTGGACCGTGACATCGATGCGCAAAATCCTCGCACCGAGGGGCGGCATCTCCCTGCCGGACTGATCAGTGTCCGCGCGGTGACCATCTTTACCATCCTGACTTCGCTGGCGTTTATCGCCTCCACACTCCTGTTTCTGCCAAATCGCTGGCCCCTCTACCTGTCGGTGCCGGTCCTGCTCTTTCTGCTCGGATATTCCTACGCCAAACGGTTTACCATCTGGTGTCACTACTGGCTCTCGACGGCGTTAATGCTCTCTCCCCTGGCGGCCTGGATCGCCATTCGGGGCTCGCTTTCGCTGGAACCGGTTCTGCTCGGTGCGGTCGTTTTCTTCTGGGTCGGCGGTTTCGATATTATCTACGCGTGTCAGGATGTCCATTTCGATCAGGACAAGCGGCTCTCCAGTATCCCCTCCCGCTGGGGCATCAAAAAAGCGCTCCGCTTTGCCATGTTCAGCCATTTTATGACCGTCGTCTGCCTGTTCAGCCTCTGGTACGTCGCTGCCCTGGGAATCCCTTTTCTGATTGCGGTTTTCGCCGTCGCCGGACTGCTGTTGTATGAGCACCTGCTGGTCAATCCCGAGGACCTGGGACGCGTGAATCTGGCCTTTTTTCACGTCAATGCAGTGATCAGTATTGGTTTGTTCTTTGTGGGATTGATCGATGTCTGGCTCGCATAA
- the fmt gene encoding methionyl-tRNA formyltransferase, translating to MPLKVVMMGTGTFAIPAFQALLDSEHEVLGLYTQPDRTGRGHHRHKNPMKELALEHNIPVFQPPKINTPESLEELEQLQADVYLVAAYGQILSQKLLDLPRCGAFNLHASLLPYYRGAAPILYAIRAGETRTGVSVFRIERTLDSGPIAGMVETEIGSKETTGQLQDRLADLAAPLAMQLLTDIEAGTLVETPQNHEEATFAPTLDKQVGSIDWSQTAQQIACHVRAMQPWPSPFSFLQHPGQDPLRLQILDVDPLTAEQTEALSCEIDPGQAAPGTVVFANPKRVVVSTGQGLLEINQIQPQGKRAMQVSDFLCGRKIHPGDLFGEPAA from the coding sequence GTGCCTTTAAAAGTTGTCATGATGGGAACCGGCACTTTTGCGATTCCCGCATTTCAGGCGCTGCTTGATTCAGAACACGAGGTGCTGGGGCTCTACACTCAGCCCGATCGGACCGGACGCGGACACCATCGCCACAAGAATCCGATGAAAGAGCTGGCGCTGGAGCACAACATTCCCGTCTTCCAGCCCCCCAAAATCAACACTCCGGAATCACTGGAAGAACTCGAGCAGCTGCAGGCAGACGTCTACCTCGTCGCCGCTTATGGTCAGATCCTTTCGCAGAAGCTGCTCGATCTCCCCCGCTGTGGCGCCTTCAACCTGCACGCCTCGCTATTACCGTACTACCGGGGGGCTGCCCCGATTCTGTATGCGATCCGTGCCGGGGAAACCCGCACCGGAGTCTCCGTATTTCGTATCGAACGCACCCTCGATTCCGGCCCGATCGCCGGCATGGTTGAGACCGAGATTGGCTCCAAAGAGACCACCGGTCAGCTTCAGGACCGGCTGGCTGATCTCGCCGCCCCCCTGGCCATGCAGTTACTCACAGACATCGAAGCGGGTACCCTCGTCGAAACACCGCAGAATCACGAGGAGGCTACTTTCGCGCCCACACTGGACAAGCAGGTCGGTTCCATCGACTGGAGTCAGACGGCTCAGCAGATCGCCTGTCACGTCAGAGCCATGCAGCCCTGGCCCAGCCCCTTTTCCTTTCTCCAGCATCCGGGGCAGGATCCCCTGCGTTTACAGATTCTCGATGTTGATCCGCTCACAGCAGAACAGACGGAAGCGTTGTCCTGCGAGATCGATCCGGGGCAGGCTGCTCCCGGAACGGTCGTTTTCGCGAATCCAAAACGCGTTGTCGTCAGTACAGGTCAGGGGCTGCTGGAGATCAACCAGATTCAGCCCCAAGGCAAACGGGCCATGCAGGTTAGCGATTTCCTCTGCGGTCGGAAAATCCATCCGGGCGATCTTTTTGGCGAACCGGCTGCGTAA
- a CDS encoding coiled-coil domain-containing protein, giving the protein MSEETSPDQKSQTPPSFAGFKPPASEPEESHPLPGPEGIQRRVDTPPSQSPSVPGTDSSFSAEKQAALEASLAHAAGAGETQSDGANESGTSLTGAELLTQAGEIANYLKTQFAEISRREQTLNSQLSEIDNERRKIRMWVSQIEEQYDQREAGIRDKETELIRKAVECEKLAKTVQREQEKVFEAQDRLEQERGEMRDLILTEFAEQRESLERQRLDLINERKRIREEVLETLTEQRRELEHDQEEWRGVRQTELNHLKRERELQEETIRKVEAELESRKEKFELELKTRQADWESKRRAEEEALQTRERDFVIRSEEIEHQLTIQREDLEREYRSREDQFEQKRTLIENRIKFQENHLLRLRKQVEQEQHDFQRQQQIQQQQHEQNERIHLLRMKQLDRFRDLLQQREQSLSKERYLHMELRRSVERFEQNQKQRMTDEYEAWRKEREAQKAELRRQHDMLALHAENLERRRERLDTLRAEVEETHRGTLEMRLALEEGWAQLTQAEGEEAARLRLEKARDALASHYRQLRESLSVERQELDHSQELFHRHRDEFRQERQALSEWIAERDEQLRLRSEQLRFEAEQLAARDSSWGQKRELWLQEKVQAEYIIRELLQQLTDLTGIEGDMPEPPLQEVEAADVSQEAEAVESPENSDSETKLDLYDQG; this is encoded by the coding sequence ATGAGCGAAGAAACCAGCCCGGATCAGAAATCTCAGACTCCCCCTTCCTTTGCAGGTTTTAAACCTCCCGCGTCCGAGCCTGAGGAATCACATCCCCTGCCCGGTCCTGAGGGAATCCAGCGACGTGTGGATACTCCGCCCAGCCAGTCCCCCTCTGTTCCAGGGACAGACTCCAGTTTCAGTGCCGAGAAACAGGCTGCGCTGGAAGCGAGTCTGGCACATGCAGCCGGCGCGGGTGAAACCCAGAGCGACGGTGCAAATGAATCAGGGACTTCTCTGACGGGTGCCGAGTTGTTAACCCAGGCGGGTGAGATCGCGAATTATCTGAAAACGCAGTTCGCGGAAATCAGTCGACGGGAACAGACCCTCAACAGTCAGCTGAGTGAAATCGATAATGAACGCCGCAAGATCCGGATGTGGGTTTCGCAGATCGAAGAACAATACGACCAACGGGAAGCCGGCATCCGCGATAAAGAGACCGAACTGATCCGCAAAGCGGTAGAATGCGAGAAGCTGGCAAAAACGGTCCAGCGCGAGCAGGAAAAAGTATTCGAAGCCCAGGATCGGCTCGAACAGGAACGCGGTGAAATGCGCGACCTGATTCTGACCGAATTTGCAGAACAGCGGGAATCACTGGAACGCCAGCGACTGGATCTGATCAACGAGCGGAAGCGGATTCGCGAAGAGGTTCTGGAAACACTGACCGAACAGCGGCGTGAGCTGGAACACGATCAGGAGGAATGGCGGGGCGTCCGTCAGACGGAACTGAATCATCTGAAACGGGAGCGGGAGCTGCAGGAAGAAACGATCCGCAAAGTCGAAGCGGAGCTGGAATCCCGTAAGGAAAAATTCGAACTGGAACTGAAAACCCGCCAGGCCGACTGGGAATCGAAGCGGCGTGCCGAGGAAGAGGCGCTGCAGACACGCGAACGGGATTTCGTGATCCGCTCGGAAGAAATCGAACACCAGCTGACCATTCAACGCGAGGACCTGGAGCGCGAGTACCGATCGCGGGAGGATCAGTTCGAGCAGAAACGGACGCTGATCGAGAACCGGATTAAATTTCAGGAGAACCACCTGCTGCGGCTGCGGAAACAGGTCGAACAGGAACAGCATGACTTCCAGCGGCAGCAACAGATCCAGCAGCAGCAACACGAACAGAACGAACGCATTCACCTGCTCCGCATGAAACAGCTGGACCGCTTCCGCGACCTGCTGCAGCAGCGCGAACAGTCGCTGAGCAAGGAACGCTACCTGCACATGGAACTGCGGCGTTCTGTCGAGCGGTTTGAGCAGAATCAGAAACAGCGGATGACGGACGAATACGAAGCCTGGCGCAAGGAGCGCGAGGCGCAGAAGGCGGAATTACGCCGCCAACACGACATGCTGGCGTTGCATGCAGAGAACCTGGAGCGCCGCCGCGAGCGACTGGATACCCTGCGGGCGGAAGTGGAAGAGACACACCGGGGCACCCTGGAAATGCGACTGGCGCTGGAAGAAGGTTGGGCACAGCTGACCCAGGCCGAGGGTGAGGAAGCGGCCCGCCTGCGACTGGAGAAAGCCCGCGACGCACTGGCTTCCCATTACCGGCAACTGCGCGAATCGCTGTCCGTGGAGCGGCAGGAACTGGACCATTCGCAGGAACTGTTCCATCGGCACCGTGACGAATTCCGCCAGGAGCGCCAGGCCCTGTCGGAGTGGATCGCGGAACGGGACGAGCAACTTCGTCTGCGGAGTGAGCAGTTGCGTTTTGAAGCTGAGCAACTGGCCGCGCGCGATTCATCCTGGGGACAGAAACGGGAACTGTGGTTGCAGGAAAAAGTTCAGGCCGAATATATCATTCGCGAACTGTTGCAGCAGTTGACAGACCTGACGGGGATTGAAGGAGACATGCCTGAGCCGCCGCTGCAGGAAGTTGAAGCAGCGGATGTTTCGCAGGAGGCAGAAGCGGTAGAATCGCCGGAGAATTCGGACTCGGAAACGAAGCTGGACCTGTACGATCAGGGTTAG
- the purN gene encoding phosphoribosylglycinamide formyltransferase — protein MTSPVLNRPLKLAVLISGGGTTLTNFLEKKAAGQLEIEVPLVIASRPDCGGIAKAEAAGLNCEVISRRDYENIEAFSAAIFDRCRACEVDLVTLAGFLSLIHIPDDFLHRVMNIHPALIPSFCGHGYYGHKVHEAVVARGVKVSGCTVHFADNEYDHGPIIGQIAVPVKGTDSPDDVAARVFQAECELYPEMLRLYAAGKIKVVDRRAIIAD, from the coding sequence ATGACCTCACCTGTGCTGAATCGTCCCTTAAAACTGGCCGTCCTGATTTCCGGCGGCGGAACCACACTCACGAATTTCCTGGAAAAGAAAGCCGCCGGTCAGCTGGAGATCGAGGTTCCCCTGGTCATCGCCAGTCGTCCCGATTGTGGCGGCATCGCGAAAGCGGAAGCGGCCGGCCTGAACTGTGAAGTCATCTCACGCCGCGATTACGAGAACATCGAAGCATTCAGTGCCGCGATCTTTGATCGCTGCCGGGCCTGTGAAGTCGATCTGGTCACCCTCGCCGGATTTCTTTCGTTAATCCATATCCCCGACGATTTTCTGCACCGCGTGATGAATATTCATCCCGCACTGATTCCGTCGTTCTGCGGACACGGCTATTACGGCCACAAGGTTCACGAGGCGGTCGTGGCACGAGGCGTCAAGGTCAGCGGCTGTACCGTGCACTTTGCCGATAATGAATACGATCACGGCCCGATCATCGGGCAGATCGCGGTTCCCGTCAAAGGGACCGACTCCCCCGACGATGTCGCCGCCCGTGTCTTTCAGGCCGAATGCGAACTCTACCCCGAAATGCTGCGCCTGTATGCCGCAGGAAAAATCAAAGTCGTCGATCGACGGGCCATCATCGCCGATTAA
- a CDS encoding sugar nucleotide-binding protein, whose product METVLVIGLDTVAGANIATCLSSRYRVVGLTSATPVSLQGCETHTYQEDDIETAQHWLSLVRPDWVVYCGVAAHSSWSVEPARFSTKDPVLAARNWVSAAELHSARFTHISSDAIFTGPWMFHEEDCQGLCESPEAELIRAIEREVSLCNNTLIIRTNVFGWTPAAYGAGQVEKLVQSLQDGSYADLDCYRHGTPLLATDLAAIIEHAYQERLTGTFHVAGGERISPLEFVQRLAKTFELTVPVLPRATVMNERPTSFAMGETSLHTRKIRRALSISMPMLDDGLQRLFDQQSNGYLNRLNDEPARYYEQEIAA is encoded by the coding sequence GTGGAAACAGTTCTGGTTATTGGACTTGATACGGTTGCCGGAGCAAATATTGCAACCTGCTTATCCAGTCGATATCGGGTTGTCGGATTAACTTCAGCTACACCAGTTTCCCTGCAGGGATGCGAAACACATACCTACCAGGAGGATGATATCGAGACAGCGCAACACTGGCTGTCCCTCGTCCGTCCCGACTGGGTCGTCTATTGTGGAGTCGCCGCTCATTCTTCCTGGTCGGTTGAACCTGCGAGATTTTCCACGAAAGATCCCGTGCTGGCAGCGCGTAACTGGGTAAGTGCAGCGGAACTGCATTCAGCCCGCTTTACTCATATTTCTTCCGACGCGATCTTCACCGGCCCCTGGATGTTCCACGAAGAGGACTGCCAGGGATTGTGTGAAAGCCCCGAAGCCGAACTGATCCGGGCGATCGAACGTGAAGTCAGCCTCTGCAATAATACATTGATCATTCGCACCAATGTTTTTGGCTGGACTCCGGCCGCTTATGGTGCAGGTCAGGTCGAGAAACTGGTGCAGTCGTTACAGGATGGTTCCTATGCGGACCTGGACTGCTACCGGCACGGCACTCCGCTGCTGGCCACCGATCTGGCGGCGATTATCGAACATGCCTACCAGGAACGTCTGACGGGCACATTCCATGTCGCGGGTGGCGAACGCATCAGCCCGCTGGAATTCGTACAACGTCTGGCCAAGACCTTTGAACTGACCGTTCCGGTCCTGCCCCGTGCCACCGTGATGAACGAACGGCCGACCAGCTTTGCCATGGGTGAAACCTCACTGCACACCCGTAAAATCCGCCGGGCTCTGAGCATCTCCATGCCAATGCTCGATGATGGCCTGCAGCGGCTGTTCGACCAGCAGAGCAACGGCTACCTGAATCGTCTGAATGACGAACCGGCCCGTTACTACGAACAGGAAATCGCCGCTTGA
- the trxA gene encoding thioredoxin produces the protein MAENVLEFTDANFQSEVLEASEPVLVDFWAPWCGPCKMMMPTIEEIASDYSGRVRVGKLNTDENPGIASASSISAIPTVKLYKGGQVVETFVGVTPKERFAASLDSQL, from the coding sequence ATGGCGGAAAACGTATTGGAATTTACTGATGCCAACTTCCAGTCTGAAGTTTTGGAAGCATCTGAACCTGTATTAGTCGACTTCTGGGCCCCCTGGTGTGGCCCCTGCAAGATGATGATGCCAACCATCGAAGAGATTGCCAGCGACTATTCAGGCCGCGTGCGGGTTGGAAAGTTGAATACGGATGAAAATCCGGGCATTGCTTCCGCAAGCAGTATCAGCGCCATTCCAACCGTAAAGCTTTATAAAGGTGGTCAAGTGGTCGAAACGTTTGTGGGTGTGACTCCCAAAGAACGTTTTGCTGCTTCACTCGACAGCCAGCTGTAA
- a CDS encoding VOC family protein has translation MTDSAPTQSLQVQAFDHITLVVKDLEASRKFYVDFLGMDHVPRPAFSFEGHWYQIGDQQIHLILEHDQSGAAGQADVEPNTRTHHFAFQVKDSKQAYEQALQQGIPIVSPPKSRPDGAIQTFVNDPDGHIIELCSLG, from the coding sequence ATGACCGATTCTGCCCCCACGCAAAGTCTGCAGGTTCAGGCTTTTGATCATATCACGCTCGTGGTCAAAGATCTGGAAGCCTCCCGGAAGTTCTACGTCGATTTCCTGGGCATGGACCATGTGCCCCGGCCCGCATTTTCCTTTGAAGGGCACTGGTACCAGATCGGCGACCAGCAGATTCACCTGATTCTCGAGCACGATCAATCTGGGGCAGCCGGTCAGGCCGACGTGGAACCGAACACCCGCACACATCATTTCGCCTTTCAGGTCAAAGATTCAAAACAGGCCTATGAACAGGCGCTGCAGCAGGGGATTCCCATCGTTTCACCCCCCAAATCCCGACCGGATGGGGCGATCCAGACCTTCGTCAACGACCCGGACGGCCATATCATCGAGCTTTGCTCACTGGGCTGA